In Sulfuriferula plumbiphila, the genomic window ATGGTGACGGCGGATATGAAAGGGCTGAAGACCGGCAAACTCCGGCTCGCGGTGGTGACCACCGCCAAATATTTCGCGCCGCGCTTGCTGGGAATGTTTTGCCAGCAGTATCCGGGGGTGGAGGTCTCGCTCAAAGTATCCAACCGCGAGCGTGTGTTGGAGCGCCTGGCGGCCAACCAGGACGATCTTTACATCCTGGGCCAACCGCCCGAAGAAGCGGATGCTGTGGCGGAAGCGTTTCTGGAGAACACCCTGGTGGTGATCGCTCCCGCGCATCATGCGCTCGCAAAAAAGAAAAAAATTCCTCTGGCGCGTATAGCCGAAGAACCTTTTTTACTGCGCGAACCGGGTTCGGGAACGCGCATGGCGACAGAGCGGGTGTTCGCCACGCAGGGGCTCAAGCTCAAAGTGCGGATGGAATTGGGTAGTAATGAAGCGATTAAACAGGCGGTGATCGGTGGTTTGGGTATTTCGGTGTTGTCTAGTCATACGCTTGCGCTGGATGCACCGGCACGGCAATTTGTGGTGCTCGATGTGCAGGGCTTCCCGATCCGGCGCCACTGGTATTTCGCGTATCCCGCGGGCAAACAGTTATCCATTGTGGCCAGCACATTTGTTGATTATCTCAGACAGGCGTCCAAGTATATTGGGGTGGTGTCCGCGCAAGAACACGGGCGCCCAGGCAGGCTGGTGAAGAAGGCCGAGTAGTTCGCGCCCTTCATGAGTCCCGAGCATGAGTCCCGAGCGTGCTCGATGAGTTATTTTTTAGGCGCAGGTGTTTGCGACTGGTCCGTGGCGGCCGGGTTGTTTACCGCCCTGCCCGGTGCCGTAGCATCGGTTTTGCGCTCGCGCAGAGGCGTGTTCGACTTGGGGTAGCCGGCTTCGTCCAATGCCGTGTTCCAGCGGCCCGCGTCGAAGCCCTTGATGGGTTTGTTGCCCACCTTGAGCACCGGCACCTCCATGACGCCAATCAGGCTCATCAGTTCGTCGGCGTCGGGCTTGCGGTTCTGCGGGTCCCTGGCGGCATAGGGGATGCCGCGCTTGTCGAGCAGTTTGCGCGCCTCGTCACACAACACACCACACTCGCCTGCGTAGAGTGCAACCGGATTTTTCGCCATGGCCTGCCTGAGCGGGTAGGAGTCCTGGCCGTCAATCACATTGCCGCCTATCGTGCGTTGCTCGGATTTTTTCACGCCCGCGGGAGGCGGCTGGTCGCTGTATTGAACATGGCCGTTTTTATCCACCCAGCGATAAACCTGGCTGGCATAAACGCTGGTGGCGCACAGCAGCAAAACCATTGAAGCCGCAAGTTTACGCATGGCTTGTCCCCCTCCCCTTATGTATTTACACCATGCCGTTGTGGCGCAGCAAGGCGTCGATGGTCGGCTCACGTCCACGGAAGGCAACGAACGATTCCAGTGCCGGACGCGAGCCGCCGACACCGAGAATTTCGCTCCAGAAGCGGTGGCCGACTGTTTCCGACAGCACGCCGTTTTCCTCAAACAGGCTGTAGGCGTCGGCAGACAGCACCTCCGCCCACTTGTAGCTATAGTAACCCGCCGCATAGCCACCCGCGAAGATGTGCGAGAAGTTGTTGGGAAAGCGGTTGTAGTCGGGAGGGATCAGTACCGCCACCTGCGCGCGGATTTCCTGCAGCAGTTGCAGCGCGGTTTTGCCGGTGGCGGGATCGAAGTCGTCGTGCAGGCGCATGTCGAACAGCGCGAACTCGATCTGGCGCAAGGTCTGCAAGCCGCTCTGGAAATTCTTGGCGGCAATCATTTTGTCGAACAGCGCGCG contains:
- a CDS encoding LysR family transcriptional regulator, coding for MRHRTLRQLEVFEAIARLGSFTRAAEELFLTQPTVSMQIKKLSDAVGLPLFEQVGKKIYLTDAGHELHRTCRGIFEHLAHFEMVTADMKGLKTGKLRLAVVTTAKYFAPRLLGMFCQQYPGVEVSLKVSNRERVLERLAANQDDLYILGQPPEEADAVAEAFLENTLVVIAPAHHALAKKKKIPLARIAEEPFLLREPGSGTRMATERVFATQGLKLKVRMELGSNEAIKQAVIGGLGISVLSSHTLALDAPARQFVVLDVQGFPIRRHWYFAYPAGKQLSIVASTFVDYLRQASKYIGVVSAQEHGRPGRLVKKAE
- a CDS encoding glutaredoxin family protein, which produces MRKLAASMVLLLCATSVYASQVYRWVDKNGHVQYSDQPPPAGVKKSEQRTIGGNVIDGQDSYPLRQAMAKNPVALYAGECGVLCDEARKLLDKRGIPYAARDPQNRKPDADELMSLIGVMEVPVLKVGNKPIKGFDAGRWNTALDEAGYPKSNTPLRERKTDATAPGRAVNNPAATDQSQTPAPKK